The following are encoded in a window of Solidesulfovibrio magneticus RS-1 genomic DNA:
- a CDS encoding methyl-accepting chemotaxis protein, translating into MRNLKLGIKIGIGFGILILIACTLGGMAILNMTTVEHNAKRLSDEYIPEVAIANNVERSSFMTMYAWRGYSLSEEESFLEEGKKELIQVQKFLSDAKGHADKYSDLVKLRENVALAQSKVNEYSKLADQTVAQIQALDKDRKILNDSATNYIKSSNEFLKSQEDSLAKDITSGVSAEKLKERSSKISIINDVIDLGNDTRISVWKAQALREPKVLEGAMSNFSKIEDLLFKIKNITFAENNLRQLAAISESAQTYKSAMTGLLANWNELQKINVKRTEIGQAVLSAAAQTSLVGMDQTSEISKEAVTSLGTASTTMVVGLSIALLLGIIVSVVLTKAITGPVQKGVQFAEAMSNGDFTKTLDIDQKDEIGILAASMNTMVVKLREVVAEIQSASENVASGSEELSASAQSMSQGATEQAASVEEISASMEQMSSNIKQNAENAQQTQSIAVKAAQDAQEGGKAVISAVTAMKNIAEKISIIEEIARQTNLLALNAAIEAARAGEHGKGFAVVAAEVRKLAERSGSAASEISDLSTSSVRIAEQAGEMLTKMVPDIQRTADLVQEIAASSIEQNSGADQINKAITQLDQVVQQNASASEEMASTSEELSSQAEQLQSTIEFFQVGTTGNRRRSMPKALPTGRSRVVHSARKQTSTVKIDLDMEDTDFEKF; encoded by the coding sequence ATGCGAAATCTTAAACTTGGAATAAAGATAGGCATTGGATTTGGCATCCTCATTTTAATCGCATGCACTCTTGGCGGGATGGCTATACTTAACATGACAACAGTAGAGCACAATGCCAAAAGGTTATCAGACGAGTATATCCCCGAAGTAGCTATTGCCAACAACGTTGAACGCTCTTCGTTCATGACGATGTACGCATGGCGAGGATACAGTCTTTCAGAAGAAGAATCTTTTTTAGAAGAAGGCAAAAAAGAACTTATTCAAGTTCAAAAGTTTTTATCTGACGCGAAAGGACATGCCGACAAATACTCTGACTTGGTTAAGTTACGCGAAAACGTGGCATTGGCTCAAAGTAAAGTTAATGAGTATTCGAAACTTGCCGATCAAACCGTTGCCCAAATCCAAGCTCTAGATAAAGACCGAAAAATTCTTAACGACTCGGCTACAAACTACATTAAAAGCTCTAATGAATTTTTAAAAAGCCAAGAAGATTCACTGGCTAAAGATATAACCAGTGGAGTCTCCGCAGAAAAACTGAAAGAAAGATCGAGCAAAATTTCAATAATTAACGACGTGATCGACCTCGGAAATGATACACGAATTTCTGTTTGGAAAGCACAAGCACTCAGAGAACCCAAAGTTCTTGAAGGGGCGATGAGCAATTTTTCCAAAATCGAAGATTTGTTGTTCAAAATAAAAAACATCACTTTTGCTGAAAACAATCTGAGACAATTAGCCGCGATATCCGAATCTGCGCAAACTTACAAATCTGCGATGACCGGTCTCTTGGCCAACTGGAACGAATTACAGAAAATAAACGTAAAAAGGACAGAAATCGGCCAAGCAGTTTTAAGTGCTGCCGCTCAGACCTCCCTTGTAGGTATGGATCAAACCAGTGAAATTTCGAAAGAAGCAGTCACTAGCCTTGGAACTGCCTCTACTACTATGGTTGTAGGACTTTCCATCGCCCTTCTCCTTGGAATTATCGTTTCAGTCGTTTTAACAAAAGCAATTACAGGGCCAGTTCAAAAGGGTGTTCAGTTCGCTGAAGCCATGTCCAACGGCGATTTCACCAAAACCCTTGACATAGACCAAAAAGACGAAATTGGTATTTTGGCAGCATCGATGAATACTATGGTTGTAAAATTGCGAGAAGTAGTAGCTGAAATCCAATCTGCCTCAGAAAATGTCGCGTCAGGTTCAGAAGAATTATCTGCCTCAGCTCAAAGCATGTCTCAAGGTGCAACAGAACAGGCTGCTAGTGTCGAAGAAATTTCAGCTTCCATGGAGCAGATGTCTTCAAACATTAAGCAAAATGCTGAAAATGCACAGCAAACCCAGTCAATTGCAGTAAAAGCTGCTCAAGACGCTCAAGAAGGTGGGAAAGCTGTCATTTCAGCTGTGACCGCTATGAAAAATATCGCTGAAAAAATTTCGATCATCGAAGAAATAGCACGTCAAACCAACCTTTTAGCCTTAAACGCCGCTATCGAAGCGGCTAGAGCAGGTGAACACGGTAAAGGATTCGCAGTTGTCGCCGCAGAAGTCAGGAAACTGGCCGAGCGTAGTGGGAGTGCTGCTTCGGAAATCTCAGATCTTTCGACCTCGAGTGTCCGAATTGCTGAGCAAGCTGGGGAAATGTTGACCAAGATGGTCCCAGACATCCAGCGGACAGCTGACCTTGTCCAGGAAATCGCTGCATCCAGCATTGAACAAAACTCTGGTGCAGACCAAATCAATAAAGCTATCACCCAACTTGATCAGGTTGTCCAACAGAACGCATCCGCTTCCGAGGAAATGGCTTCAACATCTGAAGAACTCTCAAGTCAAGCTGAACAACTTCAAAGCACAATTGAGTTCTTCCAAGTTGGCACCACAGGTAACAGACGGCGTTCAATGCCCAAAGCTTTGCCGACTGGACGTTCACGGGTCGTTCACTCTGCCAGAAAACAAACATCTACCGTAAAGATTGATCTGGATATGGAAGATACCGATTTTGAAAAATTCTAG
- the infC gene encoding translation initiation factor IF-3 yields the protein MTSAPSSDPRCNHRIRAREVRVIADDGSQVGIIPTSEALRMAQEKGLDLVEVAPNAEPPVCRIMDFGRFKYQQQKKLQEARKKATTVQLKEIKVRPKTDEHDYQTKLKHIRRFIEEGDRCKVTVFFRGREIVHKDRGLTILTRVVADLGELIKVEQEPRTEGRMMTMLLAPQVKKPTVPA from the coding sequence ATAACTTCTGCTCCCAGTAGTGATCCTCGGTGTAATCACCGGATCCGCGCCCGCGAGGTGCGGGTGATTGCCGACGACGGCTCGCAGGTGGGTATCATCCCGACCAGCGAGGCGTTGCGCATGGCCCAGGAAAAGGGCCTGGACCTCGTTGAGGTCGCGCCCAATGCCGAGCCCCCCGTCTGCCGGATCATGGATTTCGGGCGTTTCAAGTACCAGCAGCAAAAAAAGCTGCAAGAGGCCCGGAAAAAGGCGACCACGGTTCAGCTCAAGGAAATTAAAGTTCGGCCCAAGACCGATGAGCACGACTACCAGACCAAGCTCAAGCACATTCGCCGCTTCATTGAAGAAGGCGACCGCTGCAAGGTCACGGTGTTCTTTCGCGGACGCGAAATCGTGCACAAGGATCGCGGCCTGACCATCCTGACTCGCGTGGTTGCCGACCTTGGCGAATTGATCAAGGTGGAGCAGGAGCCTCGTACCGAGGGGCGCATGATGACCATGCTGCTGGCCCCGCAAGTCAAGAAACCGACCGTGCCCGCGTAA
- a CDS encoding methyl-accepting chemotaxis protein: MRAEKEEVNYKDRKAYGLMQKMLPELMELYNKLEKITTDPSETQLIKDARTATLIYEKAAASWIKNDDNLNSILKSMSTMGLSVIKQAQEAEEAGYKKLEQAKNSAQAISSEANTIIISTITIAIVLGLAIAFGLASIISRPIIKGVTFAKAVAEGDFNQTLDIKQKDEIGVLADALRTMVKELKNKIEYADGVINGITVPCVIGDSSGNILLANQPVIDFFEKNGSPKDFVGTSMGSFAYNDKNKKTITQQALEEKRIIKMDRVEMKTTTGNEKIVNIDASPIYDFNQNVVAGITLFNDVTEVVLQQRLAERAKAEGMLQAAQQLEGVVEIVTSASEQLSAQIEQSSRGTEEQANRIAETAAAMEEMNATVLEVSKNASHAASTADQAKTKAEEGSRAVSQVVKGIGQVQNQSQEMKIDMDNLGKQAEGIGQILNVISDIADQTNLLALNAAIEAARAGDAGRGFAVVADEVRKLAEKTMTATKEVGNAIRGIQDGTKKNIENVERTGKNIEEVTNLATNSGDALRQIVTLAEKTTDQVRSIATASDQQSATSEEINRSIESVNRISSETADAMRQSAQAVGELANQAQVLKRLIEEMKSDSGSDTVSLPSRKKPLALGRG; encoded by the coding sequence ATGCGCGCCGAAAAAGAAGAGGTAAACTATAAAGACAGAAAAGCATACGGATTGATGCAAAAGATGCTCCCCGAGTTAATGGAACTCTACAACAAATTAGAAAAGATAACCACCGACCCCAGCGAGACACAACTCATCAAGGATGCCAGAACAGCTACGCTCATTTATGAAAAGGCAGCAGCTTCATGGATTAAAAACGATGACAATTTAAATTCGATTTTAAAATCGATGTCAACCATGGGTTTAAGCGTCATTAAGCAAGCCCAGGAAGCAGAAGAAGCTGGCTACAAAAAACTTGAACAAGCGAAGAACTCAGCCCAAGCAATAAGCTCTGAAGCAAACACGATAATTATTTCAACGATTACAATCGCAATAGTTCTGGGACTAGCGATAGCTTTCGGGTTGGCTTCCATCATTAGCAGACCAATAATTAAGGGAGTTACGTTTGCCAAGGCTGTCGCAGAAGGTGATTTCAACCAAACTCTTGATATTAAGCAAAAAGACGAAATCGGCGTTTTAGCTGATGCGCTGAGAACCATGGTCAAAGAGCTAAAAAACAAAATCGAGTACGCTGATGGCGTTATCAATGGCATAACAGTCCCGTGTGTTATCGGCGACTCTTCTGGAAATATTTTGCTCGCCAACCAACCAGTTATCGATTTTTTTGAAAAGAATGGATCTCCAAAAGATTTTGTCGGAACGAGCATGGGTTCTTTTGCGTACAATGATAAAAACAAAAAAACCATCACCCAACAAGCCCTAGAAGAAAAGCGCATTATCAAGATGGATCGCGTCGAAATGAAGACAACGACTGGCAACGAAAAAATTGTCAACATTGACGCCTCACCTATCTACGATTTCAATCAGAATGTCGTCGCAGGAATAACCCTCTTTAACGATGTAACAGAAGTTGTCCTTCAACAGAGATTAGCAGAAAGAGCAAAAGCTGAAGGTATGCTTCAAGCAGCTCAACAACTTGAAGGTGTCGTGGAGATCGTGACTTCAGCGTCAGAACAACTTTCGGCACAGATCGAACAGTCAAGTCGAGGTACTGAAGAACAAGCAAACAGAATCGCTGAAACAGCCGCAGCAATGGAAGAAATGAACGCAACCGTACTTGAAGTTTCAAAAAACGCTTCCCACGCGGCCTCGACCGCCGATCAAGCCAAAACCAAAGCTGAAGAAGGCTCACGGGCGGTAAGTCAAGTTGTTAAGGGCATTGGTCAAGTCCAAAACCAATCCCAAGAAATGAAAATTGACATGGACAATTTGGGAAAGCAAGCCGAGGGAATCGGACAGATTCTTAACGTTATTTCTGACATCGCTGACCAGACGAACCTACTGGCTCTGAATGCTGCCATCGAAGCGGCCCGGGCTGGTGACGCCGGCCGAGGATTCGCAGTTGTTGCTGATGAAGTCCGAAAGCTGGCCGAAAAGACCATGACCGCGACCAAGGAAGTCGGGAACGCGATCCGGGGCATCCAGGACGGTACCAAAAAGAACATTGAAAACGTAGAGCGCACTGGGAAAAATATCGAAGAGGTCACAAACCTTGCGACAAACTCCGGTGACGCCTTACGACAAATTGTCACCTTGGCTGAGAAAACTACGGATCAGGTTCGGTCGATTGCCACAGCGTCTGATCAACAATCAGCTACTAGCGAAGAAATTAATCGCAGCATTGAATCTGTTAATCGGATTTCATCCGAAACTGCTGACGCCATGCGTCAATCTGCTCAAGCCGTGGGCGAGTTGGCCAACCAAGCCCAAGTGTTAAAAAGGCTTATTGAGGAGATGAAGTCGGATAGTGGATCTGACACTGTTTCCCTCCCCTCTAGAAAGAAACCCCTTGCTCTCGGGAGAGGGTGA
- a CDS encoding chemotaxis protein CheW, giving the protein MKEPKDSCDDQYLTFTLEKGLYALSINHVREVLEYVTITRMPRTPDYICGVINLRGHAVPVVDLKVKFGLGQTEKTINTCIIITEVNFEGDQTVFGILSDSVREVYEMDEGQIEPPPNMGTAIRKDFIVGMGRSEDVFIIILDINKVFNSQELASVFDAVEQDNISAIAL; this is encoded by the coding sequence GTGAAAGAACCAAAAGATAGTTGCGACGATCAGTACTTAACTTTTACACTTGAAAAGGGGCTATACGCCCTAAGTATCAATCACGTACGAGAAGTTCTTGAGTATGTGACAATTACCAGAATGCCGAGAACGCCGGACTATATCTGTGGCGTTATCAATTTAAGAGGTCACGCAGTCCCAGTAGTTGACCTCAAAGTAAAGTTCGGCCTCGGACAAACTGAAAAAACCATCAATACGTGCATCATAATTACCGAAGTAAATTTTGAAGGGGACCAAACTGTCTTTGGAATTCTTTCTGATTCTGTACGAGAAGTATACGAAATGGATGAAGGACAAATCGAACCACCGCCCAATATGGGTACAGCCATTCGAAAAGATTTTATAGTTGGGATGGGTCGGTCAGAAGATGTATTCATCATCATTTTAGACATCAACAAAGTTTTCAACTCACAAGAGTTAGCTAGCGTTTTCGATGCTGTCGAACAAGACAACATTTCCGCCATAGCTCTTTAA
- the pheS gene encoding phenylalanine--tRNA ligase subunit alpha yields MSGLSLVAELEGLVEACAARLDRALALEELEAARVEFLGRKGQLAAVMSRLPGLDPDARREAGKAANAVKERLTALYDARLADLNRAAMDVALAGFDPTVPGYAPAAGSLHPVTLVTAEICKALEELGFSIVTGPEIETDYYNFEALNMPPEHPARDMQDTLYISDSIVLRTHTSPLQIRTMLANKPPVAVIAPGKVYRRDSDLTHTPMFHQIEGLLVDEGVSMADLRGTLTAFVRRIFGPKTNVRFRPSFFPFTEPSAEVDISCVLCGGKGSTASGPCRVCKGTGFVEILGCGMVDPNVFDAVGYDTERYTGFAFGMGVERVTMLKYGIGDLRMFFENDIRFLSQF; encoded by the coding sequence GTGTCCGGACTTTCGCTCGTCGCCGAGCTCGAAGGCCTGGTCGAGGCGTGCGCTGCACGCCTCGACCGGGCCTTGGCGCTTGAAGAGCTCGAAGCCGCCCGGGTCGAATTCCTCGGCCGCAAGGGGCAGCTCGCCGCCGTCATGTCCCGCCTGCCAGGACTCGATCCCGACGCCCGCCGCGAGGCCGGCAAGGCCGCCAACGCCGTCAAGGAGCGCCTCACCGCTCTCTACGACGCCCGCCTGGCCGACCTCAACAGGGCCGCCATGGACGTCGCCCTGGCCGGGTTTGATCCCACTGTGCCGGGCTACGCCCCGGCCGCCGGCAGCCTCCACCCCGTGACCCTGGTCACGGCCGAGATCTGCAAGGCGCTGGAGGAGCTTGGCTTTTCCATCGTCACCGGCCCCGAGATCGAGACCGACTACTACAACTTCGAGGCCCTCAACATGCCCCCCGAGCACCCCGCCCGGGACATGCAGGACACCCTCTACATATCTGACTCCATTGTGCTGCGCACCCACACCTCGCCCTTGCAGATCCGCACCATGCTGGCGAATAAGCCGCCGGTCGCGGTCATCGCCCCGGGCAAGGTCTACCGCCGCGACTCCGACCTCACCCATACCCCGATGTTCCACCAGATCGAGGGGCTTTTGGTCGACGAGGGCGTGTCCATGGCCGATCTGCGCGGCACGTTGACCGCCTTTGTGCGACGCATTTTCGGCCCCAAGACCAACGTGCGTTTTCGGCCGAGCTTTTTCCCCTTCACCGAACCCAGCGCCGAGGTGGACATCTCCTGCGTCCTGTGCGGCGGCAAGGGTTCGACCGCGTCCGGCCCCTGCCGGGTGTGCAAGGGCACCGGCTTCGTTGAAATCCTGGGCTGCGGCATGGTCGATCCCAACGTGTTCGACGCCGTGGGCTACGACACCGAGCGCTATACCGGCTTTGCCTTCGGCATGGGCGTGGAGCGCGTGACCATGCTCAAGTACGGCATCGGCGATCTGCGCATGTTTTTTGAAAACGACATCCGCTTTTTGAGTCAGTTTTAA
- the rplT gene encoding 50S ribosomal protein L20: MRVKRGQAAHKRHKKFLKMAKGYVGARSKLYETAREVAERSLVYAYRDRKQRKRQMRKLWILRINAAARENGLSYSVFMHGLTVAGVELDRKVLADMAVREKDSFQKLAELVKSKVA; the protein is encoded by the coding sequence ATGCGCGTGAAACGCGGTCAAGCCGCCCATAAGCGGCACAAGAAATTTCTGAAGATGGCCAAGGGCTACGTTGGCGCCCGCAGCAAGCTGTACGAAACCGCACGCGAAGTCGCCGAACGCTCGCTCGTTTACGCCTACCGCGACCGCAAGCAGCGCAAGCGCCAGATGCGCAAGCTGTGGATCCTGCGCATCAACGCCGCCGCCCGTGAAAACGGCCTGTCCTACAGCGTGTTCATGCACGGACTGACCGTCGCCGGCGTCGAGCTCGACCGCAAGGTGCTGGCCGACATGGCCGTTCGCGAAAAGGACAGCTTCCAGAAGCTGGCGGAGCTCGTCAAATCCAAGGTGGCCTAA
- the thrS gene encoding threonine--tRNA ligase, which produces MQVTIEDQSLEAAAGEACGQVLSRAVSGKRLKNAVACLVDGQPRDLAFPLPEDAHELALVAADSPMGLSIIRHSAAHIMAEAVKTLFPSVQVTIGPAIENGFYYDFAYERPFTPDDLEAIEAEMQKSIAANQPFSCTYVPKADAKALFAAQGESYKLEIMDENIVGDTVSLYRHGTFTDLCRGPHVPTTGLVRAVKLLSVAGAYWRGDEKRPMLQRIYGTAFASAADLKTYLHHIEEAKKRDHRKLGAQLDLFSFSEEVGAGMCIWHPKGELIRTIIEDFERREHLRRGYDLVRGPLILRRELWERSGHYDNYRENMYFTEIDEQSYGIKPMNCLSHMLIYKSRVRSYRDLPQRYFELGVVHRHEKSGVLHGLLRVRQFTQDDAHILCRPDQLQEEITGVVRFVQDVVGLFGFDFEAELSTRPEKSIGSDEDWDRATKALVDAMESIGLPYEVNEGDGAFYGPKIDIKLKDALDRRWQCATIQCDFTLPERFDLVYTDADGERKRPVMLHRVILGAVERFLGVLIEHTAGALPTWLSPVQARILIVTDAQKEFAEQALARLKEAGIRVELDDRNEKLGFKVREAQVEKIPYMLVAGDKEKELGGLNVRLRSGENLGVKTLDEVALMITADCQEPFKRGGMRYNFCSQ; this is translated from the coding sequence GTGCAGGTCACAATCGAGGATCAATCCCTGGAGGCGGCGGCCGGCGAAGCTTGCGGCCAAGTCCTTTCCCGTGCCGTTTCCGGCAAGCGCCTGAAAAACGCCGTGGCCTGCCTGGTGGACGGGCAACCCCGCGATCTCGCTTTCCCGCTGCCCGAGGACGCCCATGAGCTGGCCCTTGTCGCCGCCGACTCGCCCATGGGGCTGTCCATCATCCGCCACTCGGCCGCCCACATCATGGCCGAGGCCGTCAAAACACTTTTCCCGTCCGTCCAGGTCACCATCGGCCCGGCCATCGAAAACGGCTTCTACTACGATTTCGCCTACGAGCGTCCGTTTACCCCGGACGACCTGGAGGCCATTGAGGCGGAGATGCAAAAGAGCATCGCCGCCAATCAGCCGTTTTCTTGCACCTATGTGCCCAAGGCCGACGCCAAGGCGCTTTTCGCCGCCCAGGGCGAGAGCTACAAGCTCGAGATCATGGACGAGAACATCGTCGGCGACACCGTGTCCCTGTACCGGCACGGCACGTTCACCGACCTGTGTCGCGGTCCCCATGTGCCGACCACCGGTCTGGTGCGGGCCGTGAAGCTTTTGTCCGTGGCCGGCGCCTACTGGCGCGGCGACGAGAAGCGGCCCATGCTCCAGCGCATCTACGGCACGGCCTTTGCCTCGGCGGCCGACCTCAAGACCTACCTGCACCACATCGAGGAAGCCAAGAAGCGCGACCACCGCAAGCTCGGGGCGCAGCTCGACCTGTTCAGCTTCTCCGAGGAAGTGGGCGCGGGCATGTGCATCTGGCACCCCAAGGGCGAGCTGATCCGCACCATCATCGAGGATTTCGAGCGCCGCGAGCATCTGCGCCGGGGCTACGACCTCGTGCGCGGGCCGCTGATCCTGCGCCGGGAACTCTGGGAACGGTCGGGACACTACGACAACTACCGCGAGAACATGTATTTCACCGAGATCGACGAACAGTCCTACGGCATCAAGCCCATGAACTGCCTGTCGCACATGCTCATTTATAAATCCCGGGTGCGTAGCTACCGCGATCTGCCCCAGCGGTACTTTGAGCTTGGCGTGGTACATCGCCACGAGAAGTCGGGCGTGCTTCATGGCCTGTTGCGTGTGCGCCAGTTCACCCAGGACGACGCCCATATCTTGTGCCGCCCGGATCAGCTGCAAGAGGAAATCACCGGCGTCGTGCGCTTCGTGCAGGACGTGGTCGGCCTTTTCGGCTTCGATTTCGAAGCCGAGCTGTCCACCCGGCCGGAGAAGTCCATCGGCTCCGACGAGGACTGGGACCGCGCCACCAAGGCGCTGGTCGACGCCATGGAGTCCATCGGGCTGCCCTATGAAGTCAACGAGGGCGACGGGGCGTTTTACGGACCCAAGATTGACATCAAGCTCAAGGATGCTTTAGATCGCCGGTGGCAGTGCGCCACGATCCAGTGCGACTTCACCTTGCCGGAGCGTTTCGACCTCGTCTATACCGACGCGGACGGGGAGCGCAAACGGCCGGTGATGTTGCATCGCGTCATCTTGGGCGCGGTGGAGCGGTTCCTCGGCGTGCTCATCGAGCACACCGCCGGGGCGTTGCCGACTTGGCTGTCGCCGGTGCAGGCCCGCATCCTCATCGTCACCGACGCCCAGAAAGAATTTGCCGAACAGGCCCTGGCCCGGCTCAAAGAGGCCGGCATCCGGGTCGAACTCGACGATCGCAACGAGAAACTGGGCTTCAAGGTTCGCGAGGCCCAGGTGGAGAAGATCCCCTACATGCTCGTGGCAGGGGACAAGGAAAAGGAACTCGGCGGCCTGAATGTTCGCCTGCGTTCCGGGGAAAATCTTGGCGTCAAGACCCTGGACGAAGTGGCGCTCATGATCACGGCCGACTGCCAAGAACCATTCAAGCGTGGAGGGATGCGCTATAACTTCTGCTCCCAGTAG
- the rpmI gene encoding 50S ribosomal protein L35: MPKMKTNRSAAKRFGKTGSGKFTRRRQNLRHILTKKSAKRTRRLGQGALVDSANVKAVSRLLPYA, translated from the coding sequence ATGCCCAAGATGAAGACCAACCGTAGCGCCGCCAAGCGCTTCGGCAAGACCGGTTCCGGCAAGTTCACCCGCCGCCGCCAGAACCTGCGCCATATCCTGACCAAGAAAAGCGCCAAACGCACCCGTCGTCTGGGTCAGGGCGCCCTGGTCGATTCCGCCAACGTCAAGGCCGTCAGCCGCCTGCTGCCCTACGCCTAG